Proteins encoded together in one Papaver somniferum cultivar HN1 unplaced genomic scaffold, ASM357369v1 unplaced-scaffold_21, whole genome shotgun sequence window:
- the LOC113340116 gene encoding uncharacterized protein LOC113340116, with translation MHEDAKKVSRRCEECQHHGKKIHEPEAMLNTSANAWPSGKWGIDIVGPVILGTRQRRYLIVAIDYFTKCAEVKAVQHIHDKDIFTFIFENIICRFGIPAQLVSDNGKQFGGENIEMLLNAFKI, from the coding sequence atgcatgaagatgcaaaaaaagTATCAAggcgatgcgaagaatgtcaacaTCATGGGAAGAAAATACATGAGCCCGAAGCAATGCTAAATACGTCAGCGAATGCGTGGCCATCTGGAAAATGGGGTATTGATATTGTAGGCCCAGTTATACTAGGtacaagacaaagaagatatttaattgtCGCGATAGACTATTTCACAAAGTGTGCAGAAGTAAAAGCAGTTCAACATATTCATGACAAAGACAtattcacattcatttttgaaaatatcatATGTAGATTTGGCATCCCTGCACAATTAGTATCTGATAATGGAAAGCAATTTGGAGGCGAGAATATAGAGATGTTACTCAATGCGTTCAAAATTTAA
- the LOC113340115 gene encoding putative F-box protein At1g71320, producing MVLKLILMFNKKGKSTTRTVEYGHELPDDVLLKIFFHLPLKSVYKFRCVSKVWLSLLSNPCFVNKQATIRSLPWASLDCIDFDGIKLVCPKTRIDSYDGFTFKFMLNINPFKETVPKLRVLDSSDGLVLCSHWDSSRLLSRYYICNPVTKQWVSLPSPQAAVTYYPRGIECLSSTSLDHTKKTTYKVVIIPCFDYPKTEFDLQVFSSDTGEWNTYRVLSAEGVCTSYRTHNRNGYLFWIDNDKVRIYNLNNIDDKKLSSSGGGWMQSIDFPSKGGKNGRYTFHKLGISEGFIVYGVHKRLEQTLSIWVLKEEYILGGWVWQSVHKNINVEHSSGSSHKFFYFCPVNLDIVIFSDSDHLCCFNLQTADCETLVQFPALFSAIEGPRYLNYTPKPTIIP from the coding sequence ATGGTACTAAAACTTATCTTGATGTTCAATAAAAAGGGAAAATCTACAACAAGAACTGTTGAATACGGTCATGAATTACCAGATGATGTACTGCTTAAGATATTCTTCCATCTCCCGCTGAAATCTGTCTATAAATTCAGGTGCGTGTCAAAAGTATGGCTGTCTCTACTTTCCAACCCATGTTTCGTAAACAAACAAGCTACAATACGTAGTCTACCATGGGCATCTCTCGACTGTATAGATTTTGATGGTATTAAACTTGTTTGCCCCAAAACTCGTATAGATTCTTATGATGGGTTCACCTTTAAATTCATGTTAAATATAAACCCTTTCAAGGAGACAGTACCAAAACTAAGAGTTCTAGATTCAAGCGATGGTTTGGTTCTTTGTTCGCATTGGGACAGTTCCAGACTTCTCAGTAGGTACTATATTTGTAATCCAGTTACCAAACAATGGGTGTCACTACCTTCTCCACAAGCAGCTGTAACATATTATCCGCGTGGTATAGAATGTTTGTCATCGACATCACTTGATCACACCAAGAAGACTACTTACAAGGTGGTGATTATCCCATGTTTTGATTATCCAAAAACCGAATTCGACCTTCAAGTATTCTCTTCTGATACAGGTGAATGGAATACGTACCGAGTTTTGAGCGCAGAGGGAGTCTGTACGTCTTATCGAACACATAATCGTAATGGATATCTGTTTTGGATAGATAATGACAAAGTCAGAAtttacaatctcaacaacatAGATGACAAGAAACTCAGTAGTAGTGGCGGTGGATGGATGCAGTCGATAGATTTTCCTTCTAAGGGAGGTAAGAATGGTCGGTACACTTTTCACAAACTTGGGATTTCAGAAGGGTTTATTGTATACGGAGTCCATAAAAGGTTGGAGCAGACTTTGAGCATTTGGGTTCTCAAGGAGGAGTACATTCTTGGAGGATGGGTTTGGCAATCTGTTCATAAGAACATTAATGTGGAACATTCTTCAGGATCTTCACACAAGTTTTTTTACTTTTGTCCAGTGAATCTGGATATTGTGATCTTTAGCGATTCCGATCACTTGTGTTGCTTTAACCTTCAAACTGCGGATTGTGAAACACTCGTTCAATTTCCGGCTCTTTTTTCTGCAATTGAAGGGCCCCGCTATCTTAATTACACACCAAAGCCGACCATTATTCCGTAG